The following are encoded in a window of Sphingobium sp. AP49 genomic DNA:
- a CDS encoding WcbI family polysaccharide biosynthesis putative acetyltransferase, which yields MSNVISAFQYYFGRYPENEDVIASHEGMSGGNFDAMRENFSLSEEYRQNYFTVTKPRNGTFFRPMQDGVKICVLGNCQGPNIAMAIASLAQAPVSVCGLEIMDFSETSGEMASIIKDADYVVACKTYNENYKSVSPDYIRSEYGKKTFEYSPVHFTGLQPDILVLGHYGQRIRGPLGDYNSRVVLSAFCRGMTVSECVGAFNEDTYQRAAYFAEFGWSRDTMLQREAALDEDGLRIADWFLDNIRRTPLLYSVNHPNSRVFAHFAQLILSKIGVPARRMPVDMIPNTLASQVIWPVAPELARANGVGYDTDLAYWCNNVMLNLDEMVWRSYKTYETLGRDFLIEAMGERAINFG from the coding sequence GTGAGCAACGTTATTAGTGCATTTCAGTATTACTTCGGTCGGTATCCGGAAAATGAAGATGTCATTGCATCCCATGAAGGGATGAGTGGCGGAAATTTTGATGCCATGCGAGAGAATTTTTCGCTTTCTGAAGAGTATAGGCAAAATTATTTTACCGTCACAAAGCCGAGAAATGGTACATTTTTTCGGCCTATGCAGGATGGTGTAAAGATATGCGTTCTTGGTAATTGCCAGGGGCCGAATATAGCGATGGCTATTGCATCTTTGGCTCAAGCGCCGGTTTCGGTCTGTGGTCTGGAGATCATGGATTTTTCGGAAACATCTGGTGAAATGGCTTCTATAATAAAAGATGCCGATTACGTCGTTGCGTGCAAGACCTATAATGAAAATTATAAATCTGTATCTCCTGATTACATAAGATCGGAATATGGAAAGAAGACATTTGAATATTCTCCGGTTCATTTTACCGGTCTTCAGCCAGACATTCTCGTTCTTGGTCATTATGGACAGCGTATCCGTGGGCCTCTGGGGGATTATAATTCCCGTGTCGTTCTTTCGGCTTTCTGCCGGGGCATGACTGTTTCTGAATGCGTCGGTGCGTTCAACGAGGATACTTATCAACGTGCCGCTTATTTCGCCGAATTTGGTTGGTCGCGCGATACTATGTTGCAGAGAGAGGCTGCGCTGGACGAGGATGGTCTTCGTATCGCGGACTGGTTTCTCGATAATATCCGGCGGACACCGCTCCTCTATAGCGTCAATCATCCAAATTCACGCGTCTTCGCGCATTTCGCTCAACTTATTTTGAGCAAGATTGGTGTGCCGGCACGTCGGATGCCTGTCGACATGATCCCCAATACGTTGGCGTCGCAGGTTATCTGGCCAGTCGCCCCCGAATTGGCGCGAGCCAATGGTGTCGGATATGACACCGATCTCGCCTATTGGTGCAACAATGTCATGCTGAACCTGGATGAGATGGTCTGGCGGAGTTACAAGACATATGAAACCCTGGGGCGCGACTTTCTGATTGAAGCGATGGGGGAGCGGGCCATCAACTTCGGCTAA
- a CDS encoding glycosyltransferase, producing the protein MNIAFIVQNLAHLTDSIGYDCLFEYKVLRSFYGQKADIRIFSVEFDTSIHKGIPIEPFKDFYGFIKKHPDATVIYHFCDGWDGVDDFLINNVTNCFVRWHNNTTPWFYALDALDFAKGCVRGFQTMNKFARAESVQFMVNSEFSRRQLEALDGNPAHIHTVFPASQFLEKGKTSAPKRAVAKSGSEPIQILFVGRVVPHKGHRHILSVAALTQSFLKRPIEVIFVGSVEERLKNYTDDLKDIASRNGINARFTGAVSDAELRTIYQKATVFMCLSEHEGFGMPVFEAMRSHLPVVAWASSAFSDLLRDHPFAPSTFDVYRFAACTVAALRPEVRGEILGIQQQILETYTADVVSAQLLNALGEPVAAIADPVIPPASAKVEDLVASLEQVMRGDKELHVELFDHDSSVNYMSLHDIKVYNRLLEFIEDSQKVSADQLSKEAEYDLNDLHPHYQAIKHVMAGGRGSDLPPIRDAEELLKFDDETFLRLAYNAVLGREVDKSGLSTYLRRLRRGYDKVKILNELRGSEEGRRQAFEIVGLEEVGTIERSLLARTLHFLGRPAPRVENDERRVQRIEEQVRRLQHYLVPPPVTLSASHPAGSIHHVDDLLRLNDRAFVAMAYHAILGRSVDDGGLDYYTNALRHGLNRIEVLASLAGSDEGQQHAHQLEGLQERLAAHADGTPLPAPDGGLVSQRIMRLGNELGTLVGQLIARGGRGDHNAPAFATPVEQLLKLLPAGTSDAMAGVAAKAPVATATKASATKVTKIHQIFINQSGLVPNNMPFAVRENIASIKAQHPKASYKLWGAWELRAFIKAHFERDVLDAFDSLKAYALKADLARYCLLYIEGGLYSDLSNHFLNPLALPQGKTLACFRDHKPLHGAVWMAQNTIIYAEPQEPEIKLAIDLVVANVQKKDYGVSSLAPSGPVLFGRVFAALGRCDAYHIGEALNLQVEGALNRSCYVAPDGTLVAVRLQGGGGKPSQLGLKDTNVYGEMWDRREIYGEGQIYLPYDHPQLRARVSLTEMGATITQGDKGHLIASDPLDLPRGHYTATFRFNPTTAIGTVDLAIMGDKARKVIASAQKIAPDETGCVALSFELNERSSIAASLETNGRFAGDFLDLTLAKDMTAASRKSGSVPAARPDDSGTDYPASQTVNFVHQILYASKRSMHAKDIEANQHAIKQMHPTASYKLWTPPLLRAFIGENFPKEVIQAYDALTPSSYKADLARYCLLAKTGGLILDADIRFVNPMSIAHDKGLAVFRTARANAGILWGLDLGILYANPDQPEVTEAIEGVVNNVERHYHGSSPASPTGGELLGRILAASYRADRYLSGEVVALTDAFPIRNDCFLGQDGRLLAVRMAAQGASQAVRAAEQDAATRWLANEVYQTSKAKSAN; encoded by the coding sequence ATGAACATCGCATTCATCGTTCAGAATCTGGCACATTTGACGGACTCAATCGGATACGATTGCCTGTTTGAATATAAGGTTCTTCGGAGTTTTTATGGCCAAAAGGCCGATATCCGGATATTTTCGGTGGAATTCGACACATCGATCCACAAGGGTATCCCAATCGAGCCCTTCAAGGATTTCTACGGCTTCATCAAGAAGCACCCGGACGCCACGGTCATCTATCATTTTTGTGATGGCTGGGACGGGGTGGACGATTTCCTGATCAACAATGTTACCAACTGTTTTGTGCGCTGGCACAATAATACGACGCCCTGGTTCTACGCCCTCGATGCGCTGGATTTCGCCAAGGGATGCGTTCGCGGTTTCCAGACGATGAACAAGTTCGCCCGCGCAGAGTCGGTGCAGTTCATGGTCAATTCCGAATTCAGTCGCCGTCAGTTAGAGGCGCTGGACGGCAATCCTGCGCATATCCACACCGTCTTCCCGGCGAGCCAGTTCCTTGAAAAGGGCAAGACAAGCGCACCTAAGCGCGCCGTGGCCAAATCTGGCAGCGAACCCATACAGATCCTGTTCGTCGGGCGCGTCGTGCCGCACAAGGGGCATCGGCATATCCTGTCTGTCGCTGCCCTGACCCAATCCTTCCTGAAGCGCCCGATCGAGGTCATCTTTGTCGGATCGGTCGAGGAGAGATTGAAAAACTATACTGACGATCTGAAGGATATTGCGAGCCGCAACGGCATCAATGCCCGCTTTACTGGAGCTGTGTCGGACGCAGAATTGCGGACGATCTATCAGAAAGCCACGGTGTTCATGTGCCTCTCGGAACATGAAGGCTTCGGCATGCCGGTGTTTGAAGCCATGCGCAGCCATCTGCCGGTTGTGGCCTGGGCATCCAGCGCGTTTTCGGATCTTTTGCGCGACCACCCGTTTGCACCGTCAACCTTCGACGTATATCGTTTTGCCGCTTGCACCGTCGCAGCCCTGCGCCCTGAAGTGCGTGGCGAAATTCTCGGCATCCAACAGCAGATACTCGAAACATACACGGCCGACGTCGTGTCTGCACAATTGCTGAATGCACTGGGCGAGCCCGTTGCGGCAATCGCCGACCCGGTCATTCCGCCAGCTTCAGCCAAGGTGGAAGATCTGGTCGCCAGCCTGGAACAGGTCATGCGCGGCGACAAGGAATTGCACGTCGAATTGTTCGACCATGACTCGTCGGTCAATTATATGAGCCTGCACGATATCAAGGTCTATAATCGACTGCTGGAATTCATCGAGGACAGCCAGAAAGTCTCTGCCGATCAGCTGTCCAAGGAAGCCGAATACGACCTGAACGACCTTCACCCCCATTATCAGGCCATCAAGCATGTCATGGCAGGCGGACGCGGCAGCGACCTTCCTCCCATCCGCGATGCGGAAGAGCTGCTGAAATTCGACGACGAAACCTTCCTTCGCCTCGCCTATAATGCGGTATTGGGCCGCGAGGTCGATAAGTCCGGTCTCAGCACCTATTTGCGGCGTCTGCGGCGCGGCTATGACAAGGTGAAGATCCTCAACGAACTGCGCGGATCCGAGGAGGGACGCCGCCAGGCATTCGAGATCGTGGGCCTGGAGGAAGTCGGCACGATCGAACGGAGCCTCCTCGCCAGGACCCTGCATTTTCTTGGCCGCCCGGCTCCTCGTGTCGAAAACGACGAGCGCCGCGTCCAGCGGATCGAGGAGCAGGTGCGCCGACTGCAACATTATCTGGTTCCTCCGCCGGTCACCCTGTCCGCTTCCCACCCTGCCGGTTCCATCCACCATGTCGACGACCTGCTGCGCCTGAACGACCGGGCATTCGTGGCCATGGCCTATCACGCCATATTGGGACGCAGCGTGGATGACGGCGGTCTCGACTATTATACCAACGCACTACGGCACGGCCTGAACCGGATCGAAGTCCTTGCCTCGCTTGCCGGGTCGGACGAAGGCCAGCAACATGCCCACCAATTGGAAGGTCTTCAGGAACGCCTCGCAGCCCATGCCGATGGAACGCCCCTCCCCGCTCCGGACGGTGGCCTGGTGTCCCAGCGCATCATGCGATTGGGCAACGAACTGGGGACACTGGTCGGTCAGTTGATCGCCCGTGGCGGCCGTGGCGATCACAATGCGCCTGCCTTTGCTACGCCTGTCGAACAATTGCTGAAGCTTTTGCCAGCCGGGACCAGCGATGCAATGGCGGGAGTCGCTGCGAAAGCGCCTGTCGCGACGGCTACCAAGGCAAGTGCAACAAAGGTCACGAAGATCCATCAAATCTTCATCAATCAGAGCGGCCTTGTCCCGAATAATATGCCCTTCGCCGTGCGGGAGAATATTGCCTCGATCAAGGCGCAGCATCCCAAAGCGAGCTACAAGCTCTGGGGTGCATGGGAACTGCGCGCCTTTATCAAGGCTCATTTTGAGCGAGATGTGCTCGACGCCTTCGATTCATTGAAGGCCTATGCCTTGAAAGCCGATCTGGCGCGCTATTGCCTGCTGTACATCGAAGGCGGGCTCTATTCCGATCTCAGCAATCACTTTCTCAATCCTCTGGCTTTGCCACAGGGCAAGACACTCGCCTGTTTTCGGGATCATAAGCCATTACACGGCGCCGTCTGGATGGCGCAAAATACGATCATCTACGCCGAACCGCAGGAACCAGAAATCAAGCTGGCAATCGATCTGGTCGTCGCCAATGTGCAGAAGAAGGATTATGGCGTTAGTTCGCTCGCGCCGTCAGGGCCGGTACTCTTTGGGCGCGTCTTTGCTGCGCTCGGACGGTGCGATGCATATCATATCGGCGAGGCTCTCAACCTTCAGGTCGAAGGCGCATTGAACCGCTCCTGCTATGTTGCACCGGATGGAACATTGGTGGCCGTGCGCCTGCAAGGCGGCGGCGGCAAGCCCTCCCAACTCGGCCTTAAAGACACCAACGTCTATGGCGAGATGTGGGATCGACGCGAAATTTACGGCGAGGGTCAGATCTACCTGCCTTATGATCACCCGCAGCTACGCGCGCGCGTCTCATTAACCGAAATGGGCGCCACCATAACCCAGGGTGACAAAGGCCATCTAATCGCCAGCGATCCGCTCGACCTACCCCGCGGGCATTATACCGCCACCTTCCGCTTCAATCCTACAACAGCCATCGGCACGGTGGACCTCGCCATCATGGGCGACAAGGCCCGCAAGGTCATCGCTTCTGCACAAAAAATCGCTCCCGATGAAACAGGATGCGTTGCCCTGTCATTCGAACTGAACGAACGATCGAGCATAGCCGCCAGCCTGGAAACCAATGGCCGCTTTGCCGGCGACTTCCTGGACCTCACTCTTGCGAAGGATATGACGGCCGCCAGCCGCAAGAGTGGCAGCGTCCCGGCGGCCCGTCCCGACGATAGCGGGACGGATTATCCTGCAAGCCAGACGGTCAACTTCGTCCACCAAATCCTTTACGCCAGCAAAAGGTCGATGCATGCAAAGGATATTGAGGCCAACCAGCACGCCATCAAACAGATGCATCCCACCGCGTCATACAAGCTGTGGACGCCGCCTTTGCTACGGGCCTTTATCGGTGAAAACTTTCCCAAGGAGGTCATTCAGGCCTATGATGCCCTGACCCCTTCCAGCTACAAGGCAGATCTTGCGCGCTATTGCTTGCTCGCAAAGACCGGTGGCCTGATCCTCGATGCCGACATCCGCTTCGTGAACCCAATGTCGATTGCACATGACAAGGGCCTGGCGGTCTTCCGCACTGCTCGTGCCAATGCAGGTATATTGTGGGGGCTGGACCTGGGCATACTCTATGCCAATCCGGACCAGCCGGAAGTCACCGAAGCGATCGAAGGCGTGGTCAATAATGTGGAGCGCCACTATCATGGCTCTTCGCCCGCCAGTCCGACGGGCGGCGAGTTGCTTGGCCGCATTCTCGCAGCCTCTTATCGTGCCGATCGCTATCTTTCTGGCGAGGTCGTTGCCCTGACGGACGCATTCCCAATTAGAAACGACTGTTTCCTGGGCCAGGATGGAAGACTGCTGGCCGTCCGGATGGCGGCCCAGGGCGCAAGCCAGGCAGTGCGTGCCGCAGAACAGGATGCGGCGACACGCTGGCTTGCCAACGAAGTCTATCAGACGAGCAAGGCCAAATCCGCCAACTGA
- a CDS encoding ATP-binding cassette domain-containing protein: MSFEICVSRQLGRLRLAVDITRPQGILGLFGPSGAGKSSLLNMIAGLLRPDDGRITIDGVTLFDQARQIDLPIAQRRCGYVFQDLRLFPHMTVRSNLLYGSRRSHDHSPGSETTDLDSIVSLLGIDHLLRRHSHNLSGGEAQRVAIGRAFLSAPRLLLMDEPLTGLDQSRRQDILAMITRTHAVTNIPILYVSHDRRELEYLTDDILDMPHLAP, from the coding sequence ATGTCCTTTGAGATTTGCGTTAGTCGCCAGTTAGGACGCTTACGGCTCGCCGTCGACATAACACGGCCACAGGGCATACTCGGCCTGTTCGGGCCATCGGGAGCGGGCAAGAGCAGCCTGCTCAACATGATTGCAGGCCTGCTGCGCCCGGACGATGGACGCATCACCATTGATGGCGTGACACTGTTTGACCAGGCACGACAAATCGATCTACCGATCGCCCAGCGGCGCTGCGGCTATGTGTTTCAAGATCTACGTCTATTTCCTCATATGACCGTCCGCTCCAACCTTCTGTATGGCAGTCGCCGCTCGCACGATCACTCCCCCGGCTCCGAGACGACAGACTTGGATTCAATCGTCAGCCTGCTAGGAATAGACCATCTACTGCGGCGCCATTCTCACAACCTATCAGGCGGAGAGGCTCAACGGGTGGCGATCGGCAGAGCGTTCCTATCCGCGCCTCGATTGCTGCTGATGGACGAACCGCTTACCGGACTGGATCAGTCCCGCCGCCAGGATATCCTGGCAATGATCACTCGAACCCATGCCGTGACCAACATCCCGATCCTCTATGTCAGTCACGATCGGCGGGAACTGGAATATCTGACCGACGATATCCTCGACATGCCCCATCTCGCTCCATAA
- the modB gene encoding molybdate ABC transporter permease subunit, with translation MTGFGNEEWAIVLLSLKVSVIAVTVMLPVAFALAWLLARHRFPGKLLLDAVVHLPLVVPPVVTGWLLLLLFGAHGPVGRWLESWFGVTLLFRWTGAALAAAIMAMPLMVRAMRLSIEAIDRRLETAAQTLGAGTIRVFLSISLPLSLPGILAGLVLGFARSIGEFGATITFVSDIPGETRTLPIAIYAALQRPGSEDSVMRLAFMSILLSLGALMLSELLARRIEPGKPAHVL, from the coding sequence ATGACCGGCTTTGGCAATGAAGAATGGGCGATCGTCCTGCTATCGCTCAAGGTCAGTGTGATCGCCGTGACAGTTATGCTTCCCGTCGCCTTCGCCTTGGCCTGGCTGCTCGCGCGCCATCGGTTTCCGGGCAAGTTACTGCTCGATGCGGTGGTCCACCTGCCGCTGGTCGTGCCGCCCGTCGTGACTGGCTGGCTATTACTACTTCTGTTTGGCGCGCACGGACCAGTTGGCCGCTGGCTGGAAAGCTGGTTCGGCGTGACCCTGCTGTTCCGTTGGACCGGTGCAGCGCTGGCAGCGGCAATCATGGCAATGCCGCTGATGGTGCGTGCGATGCGCCTGTCGATCGAAGCGATTGATCGCCGGCTGGAGACTGCGGCCCAGACCTTGGGAGCAGGAACGATCCGCGTTTTCCTGAGTATTTCCCTCCCCCTGTCCCTGCCCGGCATCCTGGCGGGTCTGGTTCTGGGTTTTGCCCGCTCGATCGGCGAATTTGGCGCGACGATCACCTTCGTTTCGGATATTCCGGGTGAGACCCGCACCTTGCCGATCGCCATTTACGCTGCACTGCAACGGCCTGGAAGTGAAGACAGCGTGATGCGCCTTGCCTTCATGTCGATCCTGCTTTCGCTCGGTGCCTTGATGCTGTCCGAATTGCTGGCTCGCCGCATTGAACCAGGAAAGCCGGCCCATGTCCTTTGA
- a CDS encoding HAD-IIB family hydrolase yields MKQLIAFDLDGTLAESKQPLGAAMGEALTRLLTVAHVAVISGGDWPQFEKQVASRLPADADLSRLWLMPTTGTKLYTHQQDGWTPVYAELFDDAQKAAILTAFDAALEATGFVPEQTWGERIEDRGSQITFSALGQQAPIHAKEGWDPDFAKRKIIQADLRQRLPGLSINMGGATSIDITREGVDKAYGLKKLRDASGIALDAMMFIGDAIFPGGNDYPAKELGLDTVRVRDPQETLSVIDAIVACQK; encoded by the coding sequence ATGAAACAACTCATCGCGTTCGACCTTGACGGCACTCTGGCCGAAAGCAAGCAGCCGCTGGGCGCGGCGATGGGGGAGGCGCTGACCCGCCTGCTGACCGTTGCCCATGTCGCCGTGATTTCCGGTGGCGACTGGCCGCAGTTCGAGAAGCAGGTGGCGAGCCGCCTGCCGGCCGATGCGGACCTGTCGCGGCTGTGGCTGATGCCCACGACCGGCACCAAGCTCTACACTCATCAGCAGGACGGCTGGACCCCGGTCTATGCCGAACTGTTCGACGATGCGCAGAAGGCGGCGATCCTGACGGCGTTCGACGCGGCGCTGGAAGCGACCGGCTTCGTTCCCGAACAGACCTGGGGCGAGCGGATCGAGGATCGCGGCAGCCAGATCACCTTCTCCGCGCTGGGCCAGCAGGCGCCGATCCACGCCAAGGAAGGCTGGGATCCCGACTTTGCCAAGCGCAAGATCATCCAGGCCGACCTGCGCCAGCGCCTGCCGGGCCTGTCGATCAACATGGGCGGCGCGACGTCGATCGACATCACCCGCGAGGGCGTGGACAAGGCCTATGGCCTCAAGAAGCTGCGCGATGCGAGCGGCATCGCGCTCGATGCGATGATGTTCATCGGCGACGCCATCTTCCCGGGCGGCAACGACTATCCGGCCAAGGAGCTGGGGCTCGACACGGTGCGCGTGCGCGATCCGCAGGAAACGCTGTCGGTGATCGACGCGATCGTCGCCTGCCAGAAATAG
- the modA gene encoding molybdate ABC transporter substrate-binding protein — protein sequence MRFLHPIPLLLRALALLSLLLSPSWAAAQDRRGPLVLAAASLQESMNAAADAWARQGHARPTLSFAASSALARQIKAGAPADLFASADEDWMDDIQKAGFVARGSRADMAGNRLVLVAPAGKPVRLRIGRNMPLAAALNGGRLAMADPDAVPAGKYGKAALIALNVWPSVADKVARGDSVRAALALVERGATPLGIVYATDARASKSVQTVGSFPADSHPPIRYPLARLTASRHRDAEGFRRFLLSAQGRAILGRYGFSAP from the coding sequence ATGCGCTTCCTTCATCCGATTCCGCTCCTGCTGCGCGCGCTCGCGCTCCTGTCACTTTTGCTGTCACCATCCTGGGCTGCCGCGCAGGACAGGCGCGGGCCACTCGTGCTTGCCGCCGCCAGCCTGCAGGAATCGATGAACGCCGCCGCCGATGCCTGGGCGCGGCAGGGCCATGCCCGCCCCACCCTCTCCTTCGCGGCTTCCTCGGCGCTCGCCCGGCAGATCAAGGCCGGCGCCCCCGCAGACCTGTTCGCCTCCGCCGACGAGGATTGGATGGACGATATCCAGAAGGCCGGATTCGTCGCGCGCGGCAGCCGCGCCGACATGGCTGGCAACCGCCTTGTGCTCGTGGCCCCGGCCGGCAAGCCGGTGCGACTGCGCATCGGCCGCAACATGCCGCTGGCCGCGGCGCTGAACGGCGGTCGCCTCGCCATGGCCGACCCCGACGCCGTGCCGGCCGGCAAATATGGCAAGGCGGCGCTGATAGCGCTCAATGTCTGGCCCTCGGTCGCGGACAAGGTCGCGCGCGGCGACAGCGTGCGCGCCGCCCTCGCCTTGGTCGAGCGCGGCGCCACCCCGCTGGGCATCGTCTATGCGACCGATGCCCGTGCCTCGAAATCGGTGCAGACGGTCGGGTCTTTCCCGGCCGACAGCCATCCCCCGATCCGCTATCCGCTGGCACGGCTGACCGCTAGTCGCCACCGTGACGCGGAAGGCTTCCGTCGCTTCCTGCTGTCGGCGCAGGGCCGGGCGATCCTTGGCCGTTACGGCTTCAGCGCGCCCTGA